The Nicotiana sylvestris chromosome 6, ASM39365v2, whole genome shotgun sequence genomic sequence GACCTGTTTTCGGTTATGATAAGTCTATACCTTAACAAGTTTTGAAGTAGGGGGAATTAATAGGAGTATAAATTTACGGAATTAAATTCATAAATTATTTtgggctatattttaaattcaagatatattggtctaaataaatattatgggaTAATATAATTGAATAAATTATATAAAtcaaatatatatggattaaataaataagtcttaatccattagGCTAACCCATTTAATTGGACTAAAGTGATGAGCTCACTTCATTAATCTCAAGATGTCATCTTTCTAAAGGTCCaatttggtgccacgtgtcataTGATGTGGCACGTCAAGTCAAGcgaaagagccaataggatcatgtcacgtatcaaaatgacaaggcatgccaagtcacattaaaaggcTAATGTAATCGTGCgatgtgtgcaagtgacatgttctagcCAATTAAATGCGGCCTTGTTACACTTCGATATGATTGGTCGGAAAGAACTTGTTCTTATCATAAAtcttccctcccacaactataaatagggttttcataacccagaaaagaaatcagaagttataacaagaagcaagagagagctcgtggatcaaacgccatAAATTTCTATACAAGTTTTAAGTTTCAAGCAATCaaattcaagttcaagaaatcaagttcaagctcaagaacaaagaacaaatcaaGATTCAAGGAGTACGAATTGAAATCAAAGTGCGTGCTACTTGAATTCAAGATCATCATTCGTGGCAACAACTagatattcaagatcaagctcaaaggtcCTTGGATTTATATtggaaaagtagaatcagaggaaccatagagattgtaacactcaaatatttgaaatcaaatactacgattgttgcaatatttttcggtcttgatttatttatttttgacgCAGTTTATTGTCTACAGGGCGCTTATACATTATAGTTGCAACCAGTGGCGGAACCAGAATTTCTACTAATAGGATTAGAAATATAAAAAAGTACACATTCGAATATTTATGAATATATGTAACAATATAAAAGATAAACATATGCAAAATTAAGGAAATTCAATATATGATAGTGGATTACCTAACTACCTAGTGTAATTTTTTGATGAAGAGATGTCAAGTAACACCCGTAAATGAAGTTGGCTCCGCCACTAATTTTAGCAACTCTATACTAAAAGTACTGGAGCACCCACTACTTTAAAATCCAGAATTCGCCCCTAGCTCCCTTGTTAACGTGTAGTAGTTTCTTGTTCTAAGTAAAGAATGTGATGATCTAATTTTTGAAGTCAAATTCACTACTTAGTCATTAGAAGGCAGTCTTTTGATTTGCAACTTCTTAGGTCATACCAAAAGCATGATCAGGTGGACTAAGTTCCAGCTAGCAAAATGATTGAACGGACACCAATTCTTTAATGATCATTCTTATGTTAATTTTCAAGTTAAGTCTGCGTAAATCAGTATTAGCATAGTTGAACTTTGAATCTTTTAATATATCAATGGGCCATTGCTACGTTTCAAATGTTACATTTCCAAGACAGGGACCATATCGACCACGAACTTCCTTACTATGGTACGTAATTTGTGTAGGGCAGACGTAAACATATACAGtatatttcttttctgttttctAATCTTGGGTTAATTTCTTGTTTCCCAGTAAATTTATACAAATAGCCGGAAGAGACAAGGGAAAGCAGAGGGGACGAAGAATGAAAAACATATAAATGTAGACAACTTCAAAACTTGATTCTCAGTATCTTACAGCTTGTCACTTGAACATCGAAATTGAAAAGAggaggaaaacaaaaaaaaaaaaaaaaaggagagaggaggaaTTATTCAAATGTAGTCGTTGACGATCACAGCCGTTGAGTCCACAATTTGACCACTAACGAACAATCACAACGACCGTCACAACCAAAACACAAACAAGAAAACTCCAAGTCCCAACACCGCCACCCCATGCACGTTAACTCCACCAGCACCCGAATCATCTACCACCGCATCATCACTGCCGGAGCTGGGACTCAACGCTGCCGGAgactttttctttaaatttaacgtCGCTGGAGCCGGTGCTGGTGCCGGTGCCGGCGCAGGAGAAGCAAAAATACTCAAGGGTTGAAGCACTTTATCCACTTGATAAACCGCAAGCTCACCGTCAGTATAAATCGTATTAGCtacagtagcatccacaatgccAGTTGACACATTCACTTGGTTTCCTAAAGTCGTTACATTTAACGGAAAATCGCCGGGACTAGTGTCACCAGCTTGTGTTCTTAACGGATTGCTCACCGTTTGAAACtgtgaaattgaaataaaattggGAAGTAAATGAAATTGCACTAGCGAAACTTGTTGTTGAGAACTTAGAGAATTGAGAGTGCCAGCTTTTAAGCTCGAGAATGCGTTATCCGTAGGTGCAAAAACAGTCATCCCTTGTTTTGaattatttaattgtgtgttgaTTTGATCACCGGCTTGTGTTGTTTTTAAGAGCCGGATAAATGTGGTGAATTGACCGGCTTTTTCGAGTATTTTTGTGATGTTGGTTGGACCGGATGGAGCTGGGACCGTGGCAGAAGTTTGGGCTAGAGTCAAGGTGCAAGAATGGAGGAAAATTAGAAGGAGTGAAAGAGAGAAAACGAGACAGCTCATCatatttgtttctcttttttttcttttcaagaatGGATGGTTTGAATATCGAGAGAAACAGACTTAGgagtatgaaatttgaaagatgAACGGTGCTTGTTTCTGATAGGGCGGAAACAGATGGATTTTATGGAGAGGGAAATAGGAAATTAATCTGTATGGTAGGTGAGAAGTTGGAAGCTATACTACTAATTATGAAACAAATTATTAGTACAGTATCGCTCAATTTGGTGGGAGGTtaagattttatttatttaatttcttgaATTTATATCATATATACTGACAGTATAAAGATTTTCTAAGATAAAGTGACTTTAATATGTGATAACATAATTAGTCTATCATTTTATTAGGTTACTCATCAATTTATAATTTTATAAATACTTTTCACTCTATTACTGTACTCATTTAGTTAAAAGAAGCAATTAGAATCTTCAAGTTTCTGTCGAAGACTGATCCTGTTCTCAAACAAGAGTTGAATTATTGGAAAGGTTTGGGGTTGGGCGGGGGATCGAGGAACTATTACAGCTGATTGTTTGCTTGGATACGCAGGAAATTTGGAGATCTAAAGTGGGCATGTACCAAAATAATCGTTTTATGCTTGCTTTGCTTACACTCGTTAGAATATGATTGGCTTGCAACAAACTTAAAAATGGCGCTATGTTCAAATTCAATACAGTTCTTGGTCATTTGTGCCCATCCTCTTTTGTTGGTTATAAGTTATAACCCTCTAAGTAGGCCCTCGTTCGTATTACGATTTAAATTGGATGGATATTTCAAGGAACAACAGGACATACGAGTTTGTCCCATTTCTTGACGGTCCAATTATGCGTTGGAGATAGTCCATTTCATAATCCTCAAATTCTTCTTAATTAGCATTTTGATGCCATTTTATAGGCaggttattttattaattaaaaaaattagaaaaaagaaGGGAGCTTGGTGCCTTACCTACTAATTAAACTCTATATGAAGAATGAACATTATACCAATTTTTATACATTTAAGATACACATAATACATGGACGAATAATTTTGTGGGAATAAAACACACTACAGTAATACAATCTAGAAAACAGGAGGAGAATGAAAATTTCCACCTTTGCCTTTTCCACCCTTCCCAACAGTACCCTTACTCCATCGGAAAGCCATTATAATGAGCAACTTTATTGATCTCCAATCCATATCTATTAGGACTGGTACTCTAACTAGATAAAATAGGAAAGCTGGATTTAAGAGTTTGTCGACTTCAACAAGTGATCCATATTTCATAGGCCTGAACCTACGTGCCTCTGGCTTTGTTTCATAAGAAACCCGAAATGTGAAGAAGAGGATCAGCCAAAGTCTGGTCCACTCTATACGTTTGCTGAGACGTATGCTCGTGTACTGCTTTTGATTTTAAGACCAATGAATCAATATCCTAAATGATATTACGTATAGCAATAATTTATAAGCATCAGCATCTAGTGTCCACTATGTTGCATTTAGGACTAACAAAAGAGGGCATCATAGCTCTACCATTCGAGAGCAACAATAAGTAGGAATCAGAAACATGGGATACAAATGGCAAGAGTCCTTCGAAAATTCGTATGATTTTTATTCATTCGGAGAATTTCTCTTTCTGCTATTGAAATATTGGAAGATCATTTATTGATCGGTCTGAGAACAGGGGCGAAGCATACTCTAGTAAGGGTGGTTAATTGGCCATCATTCGTCGGAAAATTACGCTAAAGATAAAATATTAGGTTTAAAGGTATATAACTGATATGTTATGTGTCctattatgttttgatgatctaacaaatttAATGTTAAGAACTAGATATGGAACCTTCTCTACTTCCTCAAAATGCTCAAGATCAACAAGTCTCAATTCTGGGACATGTTCCGATACTAAGAGTCAAAAAAAACAACATAGAAATAGACATCAGTTCCCTTGCTGAATGTACCAGTCAACCCCACAGATGTAAAGTCGCTGCAATTGTTTCTCTGCACACACGCAATAGTGcaaacagtgcaacagtcactttaTGGGGAATGCCTTTGTACCAAACATGTTTGCATCATTAAAGTGATGTCACTTGTGTAATATTAACGCGCTTTCACATTCCAAAATTCATCAAGCTTTCTCTCAAGTGTGTTGCCAACTTGCAAGTGATATTCAGGGCTTCAAGAACAGCGAACATCATAACGAAGGACCACTTTCCTGCATTGAGTTATTATATGTCCTAAGTTATGTTGTACCTTTGTTAAAGTGAtttacttgtaattcctacttagcttagctagaagcattgtgtaggaaatatttgtaaaaccataaactgTGGTGTTTGTgtcttgactagagttagtcgagttgagAGCTTTGTAATAGCTAGAGCTATTACAAAGAGGCTTgcaatagagttattacaagtgAGTGAGGGATTAAGGTGTTAATTCTtaggttacaataggttgtaatctgaaCTTGCTCGGTTAGCGAAGTTGAAttcctacaagtgtaggtcgtagTTTTTAATCCCCTGAGTTGgaagttttccacgtaaaactctGCTGAGTCATTTACTTATCTCTTTATGTATGTTCTATGGGAACTGATAGAGAAGTcggttctctatacagtttggTGGACCCTAAGTTTCTATTAATTGGTAtgagagcaggttctttctatcaggctaacacctagaaaggatctgcATGGCTCCTCCACTAAACATTAAAGAAGGTCAATCTACCTACAGATCACCAagattcaatggtcaatactaCGGATGATGGAAAACAATGATGtatgattttatcatggctgaagATTCATAGCTCTAGGATGTTATTTGCAATGGTACTTTCGTCCCTATGAAGACCATTGGAGAACCAGCTATGGATGTTCCTAAGACTAGGAAGGAGTACAATGATGTTGACCGCAAGGCTATAGAAAAGAACTTTCGAGCAAAAAAGATCCTCATCTGTGGTATTGGACCAGATGAATACAACAACATTTCTTCTTGTCAATCTGCCAATGAGATATGAGAAGCTCTCCAAACAGCACATGAAGGGATGACTCAAGTCAAGCAATCAAAGATTGACATGCTGACCACTGAGTATGAACTCTTTAGGATAAAGGATGATGAGTCCATTCAGGACATGCACACGCGTTTCACCTATATCATTAATGAGCTCCATTCTCTTGGAGAAATCATTCCAAGGAACAAACTTGTCAAGAAAATACTCAGCGTATTACATGGTTCCTAGGAAGGCAAAGTAAATGCTATCACGGAGGCAAAGGATCTACAAAAGCTGACCACTGATGAACTCATTGGCAATCTGAAAACTTatgaaatgaagaaaaagaaggatCATGAGAGAAGAGAGCCCAAAAGTAAGAAGAACCTAGTTCTTAAGATAGCTAACAATGACTCAAGTGGTGAGAATGCTAATATGGCTTACCTGACAAAAAGATTTCAGAAGATCGTTCGCAGAAATGGAGGTATTCCAAAAAGAGGTAGCTCCAGCATGCCAAGAGGGTATGACTTATGTCATAAGTGCGGGAAGCCAAGACTTTTCATCAAGGTTTTCCCTCTACTCAAACAAGACGAGTACAAACAAAACACACACAAAGCAACCAAGAGGAACCCGGCTCCTAACAAGATTCAAGAGAAAAGATGCTGCTGATAATGTTGTGAAacaagctcttgctgcatggggagacTCTTCCAGCGAATCTGGAGGAGATGATGAACAAGGTGACAGCTCCATGATAGCAGTAGAAAATGAAGCAGCTGAATATGACTCTATCCTTTCCCTGGTGGCAAAATctgacgatgatgatgatgatgatgaggtaaaCTTTATAGACGCTCAATGAAATTTAAAGTCTTAATATTAGAAAAGGCTTATATCTTTGGCAAATATTTTAATTGATGTTTATCATAGTCTTATAAAGGATAAAAATGCATTAACTGAAGAATTAGGAGAGGTAGAACATGAGAGAGATGATTTGGTAGTTATAGTGGAAGATCTAAAAGAAACTATTGAggatttaaagaaagaaaaagatgttctaactaaaaaaattgaaaacataGAATATGAAAAAGATGACCTGTTAGTTGTGGATCTAAAAGAAACAATTGAGGAACTAAAAAGGGGAAACAACTCTGGGAATAGTCAAAAGGGAAAGGAAGTTGTAAGTAAGGCACAAGCTTGAAAATGAAATCAAGTCTGTGAAATCTAGTCTATGTGTTGAACATGAAAGAAATAGACAACTTCAAGAAGATCTAGGCAGAGTTAGAAATGACCTAGAAAAatctctaaagtggacctggCCCTCTGATGTACTGCCATGTAAACAAGTAATTGTGGGAACATGAAGGGAATCGGGTTCTAAAAGGAAACAACTCCCTACAATCTACATAACAAGTATGTTATTGTCCCTGATAACTGGCTTTGCACTCAATGCGCAACACTGgacattttaaagaaaattgtaaaGCTAGAATTCAATTCCAACGAAAAAATAAGGTTTTTGTTGAAAATGTAACTACTGCTAAGGAACCTGGTCCCTTCATTAGAAAACGTGATTTGCCTGCCTGAACAAAAAGAAGCTTAATTCGCCCATTTCCTCACTAGAAGGGatccaaacttgtttgggttcctaagtctaaccTTTGATTTCCTTGTGCAGGTAGTAGTGAAAGGAAGCAACCAAAAATGGTACATGGATAATGGCTACTCCAAGCACATAACTGGAAGCATCGATGATTTTCTTTCACTCAAAGCCTTGCAAGGAGGAAGTGTGTCCTTTGACAATGGCAAAAAGGGATATATTTTGGGAATAGGAAGAATTAGAAAGACAATCACTCAATTGAAAATGTGTATTATGTAAACGAATTGAAATATAGCCTACTGAGTGTTTCTCAAATCTGCGATAAAAGAAACAATGTGGAATTTGAGTCAAAAATATGCACAGTCACAAATCttgtaactggtgaagtggtcCTGGTGGCTAAAAGATACAAAAACATTTATGTTGCTGATTTTAAGTCATTGCAAAATGGGGATCTCACTTGTTTgagtgttgttgatgatgatgctgaactatggcacaAAAGACTGGGTCATACAAGTTTTATGTTGCTGAACAAATTGGTCAAAAAGGACCAGGTTCTTGGACTATCCAAGTCAAGCTTCAAAGATTACAAGGTGTGTGTTCATACGTAAAGAAAATCAAGTCAGATCCTCCCCCCAAGCCCAAAAAAGAAGTTAGTACCTCAACGTCACTCGATCTCCTGCATATGGAGGGTGCCGATTAAAGGAGGAAAGAAATACATTCTTGTTATAGTGGACGACTATTCCAAATTCACCTGGATCATGTTCCTTAGAACCAAGGATGAAACTTTTCCAGTATTTGTTGCATTTGTAAAAAAGATCCAAGTGAAGATGATCCATAATGTAGTGTTATAAGATCTGATCACGGCACATAATTTGACAACAAAATTCGATGAATTCTATGCTGAAAATGGCATAAGTCATAATTTTTCAGCTCCAAGAACACCTCATAAAATAGTATTGTGGAGAGGaaaaataggactcttgaagacataGCAAGGACAATGTTGATTTACAGTGGAATTGTAAAACGTTTCTGTGTAGAAGCAGTCAATACTACATGCTAgttggtgaacaggtgcatgatcaggtcctttctgaacaaaaccccatatGAACTACTGAACGGGAGGAAACCCAAGCTGACGCATTTAAGGACATTTGGCTGCAAATGTTTTGTCCTCAACAAAGTTAAGGAAGCACTTGAAAAATTCGATGccaaaagtgatgaaggaatctttCTGGGCTATTCATCACAAAGCAAAGCCTAAAAAGTATACAACAAAAGAACTCAATGTGGTGAGGAAAGCATACATGCGATGTTTGACAAATCTCACCACCTATGTGGGAAAGATTCACATGATAAGATTGATCAAGACAGATAGCAGTTAATTGTTCCTAGTGAAGTCATTGATATGGAAAATGGAAAGGCTGACATGATGAGTCACGTCAAAGAATCAAATGATGATGGTACAGTTGTATCTCCAACTGATGTTGAGGAACTTGGTTCCTCAATCACAACAACTGAAGCTAAGGACAGAGTTGTTGATATTGTGCAAGTAACCCCGGATACTGAGTTGATAAGAGGGACTCAAGTCAACCATGGATCACATTCAAAAGAACCTGGACCCTCTCACAATGAGATTCAAGTGTCTAACTAGAACCACAAAAGTTCACACCCTCTTCAAAATGTGATTACTCCTCTTGACTAAAGGATTCAAACTAGATCAAAGTCAAGaaactcacttgccttctcagcctttctctcttaaattgagcccaaaaatatcaaggaagtaTTAAAAGATGTTGAGTGGATTACTGCTATACAAGATGAACTCCATCAATTTGAGAGGAACAACGTATGACACCTGGTTCCTCGACCTGCTGATAGAATTATTATAGGAAACAGGTGAGTATTCAGAAACAAACTTAATGAGTTTGGAAACACAATAAGGAACAAGGCAAGGCTAGTAATTCAAGGCTATAATCAAGAATAAgagattgactatgatgaaacttttGCTCCAATTGCTTGAATGGAAGCCATCAGAATCCTCATTGCTTTtacatctcatatggaattcaaattgttccaaatggatgtcaaaagtgcatttctgaatgaTTTTCTAAAATAAGAAGTCTTCATCAAGAAACTACCTGGCTTCAAATGTCACGAGTATCCTGAGCATGTTTTTAAACTTGACAAAGCTTTATATGGGTTGAAGCAGGCTCCTCGTGCATGGTATGAGATGTTGTCCAAATTTCTCCTAGAAAATGGCTTTACAAGAAGAAAAATTGACAACACCCTGTTTCTAAAGAAACGGgggaggaacctgctcattgtgcaAGTTTATGTTGACGACATCATCTTTGGTGCAACAAATGATTCTCTGTGTGAGGAGTTTGCAAagctcatgggaagtgagttcgAAATAAGTATGATAGGGGAATTGAATTTCTTCTTGAGCCTGCAAGTCAAAAAAACTCCTAAGGGCATTATGATAAGTTAGCAGAAGTACATCAAAGAGCTTCTGAAAAGATTTGAGATGGAAAGCTAAAAAATCATTGATACTCCTATTGCCACTGCCACTTGTCTgtacatagatgaacctggttctccTGTGAACGAGACCATGTATAGAGGTATTATTGGGTCACTCTTGTATCTCAGAGCAAGTAGACCAGATACCGTTTTCAGTGTGGGACTGTGTGCTAGGTTTCAAtctaatccaaaggaatctcatctgaaagcTGCCAAGAGAATCCTGAGGTATCTCAAAGGAACAGAGGACCTGGATCTCTACTACCCCTCAGGAGACAATTTAGACTTGATCGGGTACACTGACGTTGATTATGTTGGTTATCtggtggataggaaaagcacttCTAGCATGAAACACTTTTAGGGATCATGTCTAATTTCATGGGGTACAAGGAAATAAAATTCAATGGCTCTTTAAATGGAAGAAGTTTAGTATGTGGCAGCTGCCTCTTGATGTGCTAAATTGTTGTGGATCAAGCAGCAGCTTGAAGGTTTTGGTGTGTTTTCTGATAGTGTGCCATTACTATGTGATAACACCAGTGCTCTCAACATGGAAAAGAACCCAGTTCAACATAAGAAAATAAAGTACATTGATATGCGACATCATTTTCTCAAAGACGATGTTAAAAGGGGCTTATCTGCATGATGTTTAGcagcacagaagatcaaattgcaaATATCTTTACCAAAGCACTGTCACATCCCGAACCTGGagaggtgtggctggcacccggtgccgcactggcccgagcgaaccactctgtaacttatttgtttttcttatgtatctatcatgggccaacatggccacaactcaaaatgtataactataagtggaaaacactgtatcactgaaccatttttcttaaaacatgaatacatgtGGGaagtcaaggcctctgacatactatacAAAATGAACATCTGTCTACAAAGCCGCTACGATTATTttacatcaaatgggacagggtactgGCCTACCCAAAAGTCTGACACATTGACTCTTAGACTccgctgcactccgaatgaggtggagtcttactgaTCCTTTGCTGAATGCcgatctcgtctactatgagggctcgtcaaactgattatctatacttgcaggcatgaatgcagcgtccccaacaaaaggacgtcagtacgaataatgtactgagtatgtaaggcacgtaAATAATCATATAAAAGGCATGAAAGAaacatagagtaaatgactcaacct encodes the following:
- the LOC104212659 gene encoding fasciclin-like arabinogalactan protein 11 produces the protein MMSCLVFSLSLLLIFLHSCTLTLAQTSATVPAPSGPTNITKILEKAGQFTTFIRLLKTTQAGDQINTQLNNSKQGMTVFAPTDNAFSSLKAGTLNSLSSQQQVSLVQFHLLPNFISISQFQTVSNPLRTQAGDTSPGDFPLNVTTLGNQVNVSTGIVDATVANTIYTDGELAVYQVDKVLQPLSIFASPAPAPAPAPAPATLNLKKKSPAALSPSSGSDDAVVDDSGAGGVNVHGVAVLGLGVFLFVFWL